Genomic window (Trichomycterus rosablanca isolate fTriRos1 chromosome 16, fTriRos1.hap1, whole genome shotgun sequence):
AGCAAACTCGAGCCAAAGCTTTGGCCTCCCCTACCCAGGATTCTCCCGGCTTCCCGCTGAAGGATTCAGCCGGCGGAGGAGGCAGCAGTAAAAACTCCTCCTGCGACACGGACGACTTTGTCATGGTTCCGGCTCATTTCCCCGGTAAGTACACTTCTTTGTTCCTCTTCCTTCCACATCGGATTTATTCCGTCACCACACACGGTGAGAGGATGAGAGGTGACAGCATGCGAGTGAAGAATTCGGTTTATTAGTTCTTACTGTCACATTTCATTGttctatgttttttttctctctctcgttCTGCTTCTAGGTGAGCTGGCGTGTGAAATGCCCTCAGGGAAGATGCTTCAGGATAGTCTGATGTATAGCGGGTAAGTGTCTGACCCACTTTATCTGCCACTTAAGTTGGACAGAGGACATTGTAGTTCAAATTGCACTTTATAGTGTATAAACAAGTTCTTATAGCTTCATATTTCAACCAGTTCACCGTCAGATCCTAGTACCTATATCCTAGAGTCAGTAAGATAAAAGCCTGTATCTCTGCCTACTTGCTGTAATACCAGTTTCTGATTCCGTCTTTGATTTTGATTTCTTCTCCGTTAAAGAAGTTCTCTCTTGGCGTCTGGAAGCCAGGCCAATCAAACCAAAAATCCACCGTGCTCGCCCTCCTACAGCAGCTCTCCAGCACCAGCAGGGTATGTAAAGTTCATTTCGATAATCAGGGTGCTGCATTTGTGCATCAAACGTGTCATCATGCCCTGGTTCCTCTTATTTGTCTGTGCCAGCAGGTCAACCGAGCCCTCTGTGAGTAGCCAAGGCAACTACAGACAATCAGTGCCCATTCCAGTGCCCACCCAGATTCACAACTACCAGCGCATGGAGCAGAATCTGCACTGTCCCAGTCAGGACAGTTCCCCACGGTTAGCACACTCACACCCCTTCACACTAATTTCCTATGGGGTACACTCTCACGGTGGGGGACTGTGATGTTCTCCCTGTACTCGTCCACCACTCGTGCTGGTGCCTCAACCTGACACTAGGCGTCACTGTTGCTGTAGCAAGGAGGGGAATCCCCATCAGACctggccgggcgtccacacaaacacaattgacTGTGTTGGAGAAGGAAAGGTCAGACAGGGTCTCTTCCGTCTGATATTAGGTGTATGGGAATGAGTAGGGGGAGTCACATGGACCTTAGCGTGGCTCAGTGTGGGAACCCAAAACTGGTAGGCGAAGAGAAGGGACCACAGATTGAACACTTGTGACAATCAGCTCTCTCTGGATCAGATCAGGGAAGATTTAGATTTATATTTGGGGATTGGAAGTGACTAAATTGGGGGATAAAGGAGAAAAATAGATCAACTAGATGACTAAATAATGTCCAAACCTTCCAGAACAGCTCAAATGGGCTCTTGAACACAGCACAAGTGGCAGTTTTGTATAGCTTGTACAGCAGTCTAGCTCATGTTGGCTGTTTTATGTGCTCTAAATTGTTTCACCCTCTCTGATCAGCCGTGTCTGTGTTGTGTAGGTCCGCTCCAGTGCGAAGATGCAGCAGTAGTAGTCCACTCGGCTACGGCAGAACGGGTCCGTCCCCCCCTCATGTTTCATCCATCGCTACACGCAGACTCTCCGTAGGGGGTAACAAACCGTTTCAACTCTCCCCACAAGGTGAGGAACCCAGAACTCGCCCACCACTTGTTTCTAATAATATTTCATAAATATGTCAGCACAAATTCACCCCACGTTTTTCTTTCTGCTCTGTTTGTTCTAGCCCCTCAGACCCCTGAGGCCAAGCCCAAGCCGGGACAGCACGGGCTCGGCTCACGCCTCCACAGCGCCCCCTGTCTGCTGGAGGCCACAGGCGGGTGCAGGCAGACCATCAGGAAGCAGCATTCTGACCCTGCGGTGGTCCCTCAGGGAGGCGCAGTAGCCCTGCGACCCCTGCATTCCTCTCCACGACTCAGCGAGCTGATGCAGCGGAATCCGCTCCCCACAATCCTGGGATCTCCATCTAGAGTACGTGCTCGATctgtttctgtgtttgtgttttgtgagTGAAATCTCATGAAGAAttctgtgtttgtgcatgtgacgTCATCATCTAATCATTAAATGTGAATAAACAAGCGACAGTGGACAGAACTGCATTAAATATGAAGTTAAATTCTATAATTCTGTTTTTTCCCAGGTTTTTTCCCAGGCTTTCGAATTTCCCAGGCCTCCCAGCTCGCCAAACATGGTGACCTTTCTGACCCAGCAGGGCCTGGTTTTCCCGTCGTCTCCCGGCCGGCCGTGTCAAGCAGAGACTTGCGTGCCTGGTGCCTTCCAGCCTGAAGAAAGCAAAACTTTTGGAAGGTAAAATATgacttttaaacaaattaaacgaAATATTTGGAGGAATCTCTATGTTGCTATGGTAACAGatactgtttacatttaaaaagtacGGATgtttggccactcaggtggcgcagccgtAAAAAAAAgatgcgctgcaaccagggctggattctgagaacgtggtatcgaatccagccttgctttaccggttcgaagctgagtggctatatgagcaacgattggccggttgctcatatggggggtgggacaaagaaccggatgtgggtctctctctgtcagaatgcgtttgcgttctctgccggctgattggaggcgcttacacagagatgggagagggtgcccttggggtgtgtctctccgcatgcaacgctgggtggcgccaaaaactcgtcaatgtgtgggtggcaaagatgcatctggctgctgctcgtgtttcggaggggatacgggttagcttcaatcacctccgtcagggcagggttcggcatagacagagaggaagcacgatgctaattgaacaattggatgcgctaaaaaggggagaaaaagtggtaaaaataaaaaatttattccTTTGAGGAAGGGAAGGTCGGACGGGGTTCTTTCTGCTCCCTCTGTATTATACTGAACTGGTCTGGTCCTGGCACCTGCACAAGGAATAGTGGCGACATGCACAACATGGCTCTTTAAACACCATACAACTCTGTATGGGAACTCATACATGTGGGAGGGGGCAGCGCTCCTTGGGTAGAAAAGCGATGGTGCACCTTTAcacacagatttctccagattatATGAatcctttaataataatatggacAGTAGATGGAGAAATCACTAAATTCATCATAGTTGATAACCTAGTTGAACCTATTTTTGCTCATAAAGGACTGAACCGTTCACTGTTCAGTTCCAAAACGAGTGTTTTTAACTTGCATGacctctgtcccaactatttcgGAAGATGTTGCATACACAAGCGCTGCTTTAAACCTGCATGCACATGCTAACACAGCTGGTTTGAATTCCCAGCTGTGTTATCGgcctgtcaggtgtccacatacacacataattggctatgtctaagggggaTTGCCAGGGCCCTGTGATGGAAAATTTTCTcaccatgtctgcatgggtttcccccaggtactcctgtttcctcccacctcccaatTCATGTTTACAGCTACACAGCAAATATAATCCTGACCCTAGACGTCATCAGTCTGCTTTTTAAACCCCCGGTTTCTGTTTTTCATGTTTCCAGGTCTCAGAGTGCCGGTCGTCTGTCGGACATGCTGCTGATGGCAGCGTTTGTGGGACCAAAGGGAGACCGAGGAAGCTCAGAGAACCTCAGCGGTGACAGAGCGATAGACATAGCAGGTAAATACACTCAGAATTTCAGTGTGGGATTAAGAATTGTGGTGAATTATAACAACAGTTTAAATACCCCTGTGACAAGGGGCCGGTGCTAGTCTGCTGTCCTGCATGGCTAAAAGTACTTGAAAACAGGACTGGCATTGGGTGTTAGACAGGAACAgttctgaggacctgggtttaagaACCCAACCTTGTCTCTGATGACTGGGAGGAGTATTATAGGTACATCTTAccaaggcgctcaggtggcaccacTAGTgctaggatccagggttcaaatccccagctgtgctaccggcctgtcgggcatctacatacagacataaataGATATGTCTGAGGAGGGATGGCCGgggccctgtgatgaactggcgtcCTGTAAGGGGTGTTGCTGCAGTGCGCCCGGTGATTCCGGGTGCTCGGCTACTCTTAATTGCTTGTTGTGATTTATTAAATGAGAGGGCGAGTTTGTAATGCCACGTGACCATCCTgctcagggtgtgttactgcattgtgcccagtgtttccgagGAAACCAGGCCCACtgcgaccatgaccaggataagtTGGtgttaaaacatgacaataaataagtgaataataaGGTATTGTACTGTTTCTCGACAGGCTCTCCTGGTGCAAATGTGGTGGTGGGTTCAGGCAGTCCAGCTCGTGTGGTGTTTACCGTGGGCTCACCGCCTAGTGGAGGAACTCCACCGCAGACCTCTCGATCTAGGAAGTTCTcaggtaatgccaagttcacactacacgactttccaagtcgtcaggtcgctgtacagttcacactacacgactgaatctcttgcactcgggagtctttcagtcggtgtatatttcacactacacgactgatcggcgatagggggtttcacactacacgatccatcaccaactggaatctcaggcgagcttctctggtctccttttttttcttctttacaaaaacacacatgagaagtgacgagggttttaatgataccacgtccaaaaatgcacgtcagcaagtagcgagtgatcaaagtgtttttggtctgatgtgcagcgtaaaatcaggaaggaaaaataaatgaatctgagtggatttggcaacacaaacagtatatggcttgttctgtagtaaagTGGATGTTAAtgaataattttgtaatgcagcgtgggtgttatgttttgtagaggacgatcaaatcagaaatactacgtgtgtgtgccggtgtattctgatataaactatatcctctTCTGCATTTCCcttcacgctgtatcctgcgttctcattggctgttcgacatgtcactcgttcccagttgcccgtctgagatcagatatctgacgtgctagaaaactcgatccggtcgccgagcggtcggcgagccggtcgggtcgagttgttggatagttcacacttagcgactgagagacgagttttgatcgccgagtgaacgctgagttgctcccgacccggaaaatcaatcgccgaccagtcgccgagcgaaaatcagggcaaaaatcgtgtagtgtgaactaggcatgagCCGACACTTCACTCTGCTCTTATATCAGCTATAAAAAGcaaagattttatttcattcaattttccccctttttccgAATGTAGTCGTATCCGATTTCTCAATTGTAACTTCCTCCGATGCTGCAGGCCCCTTCCCTGACTGATGCTGCTCACAGACAACCTCTCAACCATTTTAAAAAGACTGGTATTGAGGACCGAGAGTCACTTACTGCTATTAGTGAACCTACCGTCACTCGTGTATGTTCCTCAACCAACCACTAGAGGCCGCAGTTTCAGCAGCAATGAGAAACCCATTAAGCCATTTGTGGGtgcagctgagatttaaactcgagCTTGAGATCTTATCAGTGGTGGGCAAGTGTGTTGGGCGTTTGCGTTACTCGAGCGCCCCTGGCAATTTTAATATGTGGCACAATacaactaacagagttccaaAAAGGCCagataaaaattttaattggaatatttatttccattttcatCAACTTCTGGGTCTTCGGTGGGTCCGGTTCCAacgggaaacactggacactaGGCAGGAAcaccatggacagtgtgtgacTTCATTGATGGGCTTGGGGCATTCCcttccccctcagacatagccttTTACATCTGTGCCCTAGACCACTGCGCCACACACCTTAATACGAATACAGTTGCCAAAAAAAGCTGCTTCTTCACTTATTAATGTCTATAATTTTTCTTCCAGCATGCTCCTCAAGCTCTATCAGTCCTGTTGGGTCGTTGACCAGTCGCTACCCTCAGACAGGCATGTGGTCTGATGGTTTTGAGTGTGCTTCCAGTCCTCGCTATAGTCTTACTGACCACATATCAGCCAATCTAGAGGGAGCTGTGACCTTCGAGGCCCCTgaactcccagaggaaacaTTAATGGAGGTAATTATCCCcttattttcctctttttagTTTTGGAATTAAAGGCACAGGGCATTTTTGTTgatgttttgcatttttaatcAGGTTGCTTGGGGTATTGGACTGCCTTTGCAAAGAACAAGATGACAGTTGGGTTTTCTTCCCAACCTTGGCAATGGTGATCACTGTTCCATAAACTTTTTACTTCTGCCTGCTTAGTACTGGCTCTTTATTGCAGCAGGAGCACACAGAGATTCTGCGCCGGCTCCGATTCACGCTGGACTTTGCCCGCTGTATGGTAGAGGTGGCAGCAGCGAGGGGGGGTGAGACCGAGCTTGCCGAACAGCTTTCTACATGCCTACAGCAGCAGCAAAGCGTCGTGGCTGACCAGATCAGCTCTCTAAGTCGCGAGTGGAGGTGACAAGttttccacacacacatacacactctaacacacatttacatacaggCATTGGGTTCATACAGGCGTGGTACAGGTCTGAATACTGTGACAGGGGGTTGGTGACTAACATGATACCTAGTTATGTAGCCatatatatgtggacacctgatcttgTTGGACGTGTCATTGTTGGACGTGCCACAGATTTGGTGTGGGATATCTCCATTGGCCAGAGACCCTctacctcaaccccactgaacactttggaatgaattggaacactgattgcaAGCCAAGCAATCCATGCAATTCTCATCCAACACTAATGCCTGACCTTGCAAgtgctgttttgactgaataggtacaaattcccacagacattgttaaaaataaaagtaaattgtTAAAAAGAAATGCACATGTTTACACTCTTTGGAATTGGGCCtttttgtatatatgtatgaagGTTTTTCGTACATACTGTCCAATAACAGCACCTCAGTATAACAAGGTCTTGTTCCTCTTCAGTTCTTTGTTTTTCGGGTAAGAGTTTaactgtgttggtgtgtgtgtgtgtgtttcagccatgcTGAGCAGTTGGTGCTCTACATGAAGACCGCTGAGCTCCTGTCAGCTGCAATACACACAGCCATGGAGGGCATCAAACAGGGCAAACTGTACACCTCCACCACCGTCAAACAAGGTTAGAATCGTGCCAATCATTGTGTGTCTTGAGTTTATTTTAGTCTCCTGAGCTGTCTAACCTAGTGACAACCGCAGCCTCTGAACCTCCCAAAACTGAACCTACCTATTGCTTCTTCTAGTCATTCAGAATGAGTGTAACTAAGTATTGGCTTCATTTTTGTCTCACAGTGGTAAAGAGGCTAAACGACCTGTACAAGTCGAGCGTGATGTCCTGCCGGTCTCTGAGCGCTCGCCTTGAGCGCTTCTTCTCCCATAAGCACCGCCTGATGGACCACATTAACAGCATCACGGCAGAGAGACTCATCTTTAGCCACACCGTCCAGATGGTATGACAAAATAGATTGATGAGGATTATGTGACATAattgcatttgtttattttattaaaaacgctctggtggtgcagcagtttatGAGATTTGGGTTTAAGTCTCAACTGTGCCTACAGCCCTGAAGTGGATTGGATTTTCCAGCTATGTGGTTAGTGTTTTGATGGAACCGGACTCGACAAACCCCAAACATAAAGCCAAAATAGCTGAAGACTGGTATCTAAATGTGACctaaatctgaaaaaaaaacttttaaatatTGAGTCCAATAGAGACCAATGTAACCATGTTGAATTAAATATGGTTTCCTATGGGCAAAATAGGAACCACaatgctggaaaaaaaaaacaaagtacatATGCTGGTAGTTTGCACTATCTAAATACTTTATTTTACCATATTATGTTTTGAATGATCACTATCATACTTGTGTTGTAGGTCCAGGCTGCAGCTTTGGATGAGATGTTCCACCAGAGTGAGGCGTCTGTGCAGCGCTACCATAAAGCCTTGTTGCTGATGGAGGGTTTATCACTGCTGCTCATTGAGCAGACCGACATCCTCAGTGTGAGCAAATGTGAGTGCTACCACCAAGTCTGTAATACCTGTCTTACACATATTCCACACACAACCTTAGTGGTGATGATCAAAATCAATAGGACGAATCACGAGTGTTTTATATGGCTAGAAGTATGTGGATGCCTAACTGTTAGCTTGCTGGATGTGTAGTTTTAAAACCACAGGTTCTAAGTTGGAGTCACTGTACACGGTGCAGCTAGAACAGCCTGCTCTGTTTTGGGGAACATTTTCCACAATAATCTGGAGTGcctatgtgggaatttgtgtccaatGATGTGTGGGGTCTGGTATTGATATTAGATGAAAAGGCTTGTGGACATTCTGGAGGAGATGCACCAGGATGCATTGTAGGACGATGCATCTTGCAATGTACTGAAGTTTAGGACCTGCATTTAGGTACCAGATACCATAGGACTCctttagatgtcttgtggaggtAGAGTTGCTTACAAGTGCATGTAAAGCTCTCTCTTCAACTGATAATTTCATCcatggtatttttttttcttcctacaGGTAAGCAGTGTATCGAGCGTCGACTCGCAGCTCTGCAGTCGGGCCTCTGTGTGTAGAGACTCTGGGATGTTCTGCACTGCAACCAGCGCGACCAAGTTAGCTCCATGCCTCTCCTACATTCCCAGCTCTCTCAACCTTTATACCAAGTCCTTTGCTTCTTCACTTGCAGGAGAATGAAGAACATAACAGTACAACTTGATCACGGTGGACTGAACGCAGCCACACCGGCACTTTAGTGTATGCCCAAATCAGCCACTTCCAATCAGCATACACAGATCAGAGAATCCAAGCATTTATCTCAGATCTATTCAATGTGCTGCAGCCGAGGTCACACACATCAGGCATGTTGCTCTGCTCATTCCTTTATGTTCCTGCTGCAGGTGGATTTCCTATTAACCTCTTTATTTTGGCATATTTGCTTTATTAATGGGATGGTGCAATCACAGGTGGTGGACGGGTTTCTTCTTGCATTCTAAGCAGCTGGATTTGTAATTATATGTCCACAGATAAATAGGCTCAGTGTTTTTTAAGTTGATTtgaccaaacaaaaacaaagaaccacaaaaattatataaaaaaacaggaGGACCTTCATAATTTCTCCCTGTGTTTAATTTTCCAGTTTGAGGAACGCAAACCAGTGTCACTGAATAAACATTAGAAAAATTCTGAGACTTCAAAATGATTACTAATCCTTTTTGGTTTCTTTATTTCCAGTAAGGCAGTGTGTAGCACTTTAGTGAATGTTGACCAAGCTCAGAGACGTCCACTTCCATTTTCATATGTCCCGAAAGCCCCTTTCACACCTAAAACCGTGACGTTAACAGGTTATCCCTTTCTTAAATGCTCTTAAAGGTTtacattaacaaataaacaatgaaaTGATAATTGA
Coding sequences:
- the ulk1b gene encoding serine/threonine-protein kinase ULK1 isoform X2; the encoded protein is MSQNYDAKADLWSIGTIVFQCLTGKAPFQASSPQDLRLFYEKNKNLSPNIPRETSSHLRHLLLGLLQRNHKDRMDFDEFFKHPFLEASSTMKKSAAPVTLTCFPSSGSASSCSSSSTSHLASPPQSLGEIQQTRAKALASPTQDSPGFPLKDSAGGGGSSKNSSCDTDDFVMVPAHFPGELACEMPSGKMLQDSLMYSGSSLLASGSQANQTKNPPCSPSYSSSPAPAGRSTEPSVSSQGNYRQSVPIPVPTQIHNYQRMEQNLHCPSQDSSPRSAPVRRCSSSSPLGYGRTGPSPPHVSSIATRRLSVGGNKPFQLSPQAPQTPEAKPKPGQHGLGSRLHSAPCLLEATGGCRQTIRKQHSDPAVVPQGGAVALRPLHSSPRLSELMQRNPLPTILGSPSRVFSQAFEFPRPPSSPNMVTFLTQQGLVFPSSPGRPCQAETCVPGAFQPEESKTFGRSQSAGRLSDMLLMAAFVGPKGDRGSSENLSGDRAIDIAGSPGANVVVGSGSPARVVFTVGSPPSGGTPPQTSRSRKFSACSSSSISPVGSLTSRYPQTGMWSDGFECASSPRYSLTDHISANLEGAVTFEAPELPEETLMEEHTEILRRLRFTLDFARCMVEVAAARGGETELAEQLSTCLQQQQSVVADQISSLSREWSHAEQLVLYMKTAELLSAAIHTAMEGIKQGKLYTSTTVKQVVKRLNDLYKSSVMSCRSLSARLERFFSHKHRLMDHINSITAERLIFSHTVQMVQAAALDEMFHQSEASVQRYHKALLLMEGLSLLLIEQTDILSVSKCKQCIERRLAALQSGLCV
- the ulk1b gene encoding serine/threonine-protein kinase ULK1 isoform X3; this encodes METVGKFEFSRKDLIGHGAFAVVFKGRHREKHDWEVAVKCINKKNLAKSQTLLGKEIKILKELKHENIVALHDFQETASSVFLVMEYCNGGDLADYLHSKGTLSEDTIRVFLQQIAGAMRVLQAKGIIHRDLKPQNILLSHPAGRKSHSNNTCIKIADFGFARHLQNNMMAATLCGSPMYMAPEVIMSQNYDAKADLWSIGTIVFQCLTGKAPFQASSPQDLRLFYEKNKNLSPNIPRETSSHLRHLLLGLLQRNHKDRMDFDEFFKHPFLEASSTMKKSAAPVTLTCFPSSGSASSCSSSSTSHLASPPQSLGEIQQTRAKALASPTQDSPGFPLKDSAGGGGSSKNSSCDTDDFVMVPAHFPGELACEMPSGKMLQDSLMYSGSSLLASGSQANQTKNPPCSPSYSSSPAPAGSTEPSVSSQGNYRQSVPIPVPTQIHNYQRMEQNLHCPSQDSSPRSAPVRRCSSSSPLGYGRTGPSPPHVSSIATRRLSVGGNKPFQLSPQAPQTPEAKPKPGQHGLGSRLHSAPCLLEATGGCRQTIRKQHSDPAVVPQGGAVALRPLHSSPRLSELMQRNPLPTILGSPSRVFSQAFEFPRPPSSPNMVTFLTQQGLVFPSSPGRPCQAETCVPGAFQPEESKTFGRSQSAGRLSDMLLMAAFVGPKGDRGSSENLSGDRAIDIAGSPGANVVVGSGSPARVVFTVGSPPSGGTPPQTSRSRKFSACSSSSISPVGSLTSRYPQTGMWSDGFECASSPRYSLTDHISANLEGAVTFEAPELPEETLMEQEHTEILRRLRFTLDFARCMVEVAAARGGETELAEQLSTCLQQQQSVVADQISSLSREWSHAEQLVLYMKTAELLSAAIHTAMEGIKQGKLYTSTTVKQVVKRLNDLYKSSVMSCRSLSARLERFFSHKHRLMDHINSITAERLIFSHTVQMVQAAALDEMFHQSEASVQRYHKALLLMEGLSLLLIEQTDILSVSKCKQCIERRLAALQSGLCV
- the ulk1b gene encoding serine/threonine-protein kinase ULK1 isoform X1, with protein sequence MSQNYDAKADLWSIGTIVFQCLTGKAPFQASSPQDLRLFYEKNKNLSPNIPRETSSHLRHLLLGLLQRNHKDRMDFDEFFKHPFLEASSTMKKSAAPVTLTCFPSSGSASSCSSSSTSHLASPPQSLGEIQQTRAKALASPTQDSPGFPLKDSAGGGGSSKNSSCDTDDFVMVPAHFPGELACEMPSGKMLQDSLMYSGSLLASGSQANQTKNPPCSPSYSSSPAPAGRSTEPSVSSQGNYRQSVPIPVPTQIHNYQRMEQNLHCPSQDSSPRSAPVRRCSSSSPLGYGRTGPSPPHVSSIATRRLSVGGNKPFQLSPQAPQTPEAKPKPGQHGLGSRLHSAPCLLEATGGCRQTIRKQHSDPAVVPQGGAVALRPLHSSPRLSELMQRNPLPTILGSPSRVFSQAFEFPRPPSSPNMVTFLTQQGLVFPSSPGRPCQAETCVPGAFQPEESKTFGRSQSAGRLSDMLLMAAFVGPKGDRGSSENLSGDRAIDIAGSPGANVVVGSGSPARVVFTVGSPPSGGTPPQTSRSRKFSACSSSSISPVGSLTSRYPQTGMWSDGFECASSPRYSLTDHISANLEGAVTFEAPELPEETLMEQEHTEILRRLRFTLDFARCMVEVAAARGGETELAEQLSTCLQQQQSVVADQISSLSREWSHAEQLVLYMKTAELLSAAIHTAMEGIKQGKLYTSTTVKQVVKRLNDLYKSSVMSCRSLSARLERFFSHKHRLMDHINSITAERLIFSHTVQMVQAAALDEMFHQSEASVQRYHKALLLMEGLSLLLIEQTDILSVSKCKQCIERRLAALQSGLCV